CGAGACAATGGCGGATGGCCTTCTGTGCGATTGCAGGTTTTGCTGGGACGGTCGCGGTAGGGGCAATCCTATTTCCCGCTATGTCCGTCACCTACTGGTTCGCCAGCGTGTGGGAGCTTAGCTCGAAAGTGGATCTAGGCACGCAGTTTGCCAGTGCCGGAAACAACTCCATTCAAGGTGCGGCTGCAGCGCTCGGGGAATGGACAATGACACCGTCGAAAGCCCTGGTTGTCGTCGTTGCCATAATTTGTCTGCTGCTGGCCGCCGCGATCTTCCGTTCCGGCCACACGTTGGCAGCAGTGCTGGCTGTTGGCCTCACTGCCACTCTTGTCTCCCCAGTGAGCTGGCTGCACCACTGGGTCTATCTGATCCCCGCCCTCATCGTGCTTTGGTTCCTCGGACAGACGAAAACACACATTTTCGTGTTCGTTGCCGCTCTCGCACTAGTCATACAAGGAACGGATGTAGGCGAGTCTATTTTGCAATCCGGCCCATCCTGGCTCACCCCGCTGGGAATACTTCTCCGCGAGTCCCTGCTCTTCGCATCGGCTACAACAATTGCAATGTTCTTCGCGCTGTGCCGCGCTGCTCCACGCCCAGCGATGTCCCCGGCACCGCAACCTCTGGAATCTGCCCACCGATAGTCGAAGGATCCGCTGAGGCAATGAAACTCCGGCTGTTCGAGTGAGTCCGCCCCATGGCGCCAGGACGAACGGCTGGTAGAACTCCCCTCAGCCCTCAGGGCTGGTTGGCTGCCTTCTGGGCGATGGTATGGGCGAGTCGGTAGGAGTCTGTGCCGGTCTCGATGATGGCACCGTTGAAAGTCAGGCGGTCCACGATCGCGGCACAAAGCCGCGGGTCGGTGAACGTCTTGGTCCAGCCGGAAAAGGACTCATTTGAGGCGATGGCGATGGAGTTCTTTTCTTCGCGTTCGGTGAGGACCTGGAAGAGCAGTTCGGCGCCGCGGCGATCCAGTTCCATATAGCCGAGTTCGTCAATACAGAGCAAATCCACGCGGCCGTAGCGGGCTATGGTCTTGGCGAGGACCTTCTCGTCGGCGGCTTCAACCAGTTCGTTCACTAATCGGGTGGCCAGAGTGTACTTGACCCGGTAGCCCTTCTCAGCGGCCGCGGTGCCGAGTCCAATGAGCAGGTGGGATTTTCCGGTTCCAGAGTCCCCTATCAGACAAAGAGGTGAGCCCTTACGGATCCAGTCCCCGCTCGCAAGGGTATAGATGGTGGCGGAGTTGACGTTCGGGTTGGCTTCGAAATCGAAGTCCCCGAGCCATTTGTCCCGCGGGAATCCGGCTGCCTTGACCCGCCGGATGGAGGAGCGCCGGTCCCGGTCGTCACACTCCGCCAGCAATAGTTCGGCTAGGAAGCCTTGGTATGAGAGTTGTTCCTTCCCTGCAACTGCTAGGGCCTCATCCAGGACTGCCCGGATGGTGGGAAGTCGCAGCCGACGGCAGGCCTGGTCCACCGCCGCGACTGCGGCCTGTTCGGTAAGGCCGCGTCGCCGGCGCAGGGTCGGGGTGATGGTGGCTGCCGGCGCGGTGGGACTCATGAGATATTCTCCTTCGACGCGGTTCCTGGCTCGACAGGGTGTTCGGTACGTTTGGCCAACAACTCGTCATAGGTGCTCATCGATGGCAACGGACGGGCGTCCGCCGGGAGACCTGCAATAACCGCAGCGGGGTCCATGAGCCGGCGCTGAGTAAGGCTGACAACCCGTTGCACATTCACTTCCTCTTGAGCACGACGATGACGGTCGAAACTGGCCCCACCCAACGGAACTCTTGCTGCGTGTCTGCGAGCTTCGACAGCGACGACGTCGGCACTCACGGCACCTACCTGCAGGGCCGCAGTAATACCTGCCTGAATGTCTCCAGCGTCCATTGAGCGGTGCAGGAGCAGCACATCGATCAGTTCCCGGGTCCCGTCCGCGTCGCCATTGACCCTTCGCGAGGCAGCCCAGAAAGCCTCATGGGCGGAGGTGAACGTACCGGAGGCCCGCGCTAGCGCCAGAGCAGTGGATCCGGGCAACGCGCCAGGCTTTGTCCTGAGGACCTCAAGGTAGTGATCGAGTTGGACCGATTGTCCGCGTTTAGCGGCCACTCGCTGATGCCTGGCTGCTACGGCCCGGCCATCAAAAACCACCACTTCGGACGCCCGCAATGAGACCCGGACCTTCCGGCCGATGAGCCGCGCAGGGACCGAATACTTCACCATCCGCACAGTGACCATCGAGGACCTATCAACCCGCGGGTTCAACACGAGGCCTGGATCAAATGTCTCCGTCGGCAACGCGGCCAGGAACGGTCGTTCGGCTTCGAAGTCCTGGCCGATGGTGCGGAGCCTGTCGCTGATCCGTCGATGTTCGTCCGCCTCCTCCCAGACCCGGATGCAGTCATTCAGCTCATCTAGGCACTCCACGGCAGGCATCGGGGAGAGTCTATTGCGCCTGAACCAGCCGACCTCTCCTTCAACGCCGCCCTTCTCGTGAGCCCCCGCGATGCCCGGCTGGCAGTAGAAACTATCGAAGCCATAATGAGATTTGAATAGCACCCATCGGTCATTCTCAACCCTTTGCCGGCCTTGGCCGAAGAGCACAGCAGTGACGGCGCTGGTGAGGTTGTCGTAGCGGATGTGTTTAACCGGGACGCCTCCGATTTCGTTGAACGCTTCGATGTGTCCTTCTAGGAAGGCCTCCTGCGCCTGTGTCGGGTAAATTCGGTGGATTGCCTTGCCAGAACGCGACAACCGGAAAACGAACATGTGGCACTTCGTCTTCACACCGTTCAGGACTACCCAGACTTCACCGAAGTCCACCTCCGCTTCCGCGCCTGGAGCATGCTCCTGGGGAACAAAAGCCTCTACCCGGCGGCCTGCCTCCACGTCTATCTGGGCACGACGCACCCTCACATAATCCCGCACGGTCGAATAGGACAGCTCCTCCGCTCGGTGCTCCTCGGCGAGACGGGCGAGAATACGTCGGGCGGTATGGCGCTGCTTCCGCGGGGCCGTCGTGTCCTCGACCAACATGGCATCGATTGCCGTCTTGAACGGATCCAGCCGCCAAGACACCCCTCGCCTTGGTTTGCGCTCCGGAGGCGCAGCCGATTCCAGGGCTTGCCTCACCGTTCTTCGGTGGACCCCGTGCCGGGCCGCAAGCGCACGAACCGACAGACCGTCAACTCGCGCGTCCCTTCGAATCTGTGCGAACAACTCCACTCTCGACTCCATCCAGACCAGCCTTCCGTTGGATCCATGCATTGATGAATCCAACGTTGAAGGTGGGGCCACCTATAACCGTCACAAGCTGCCCGGCGAGTCACGAAGTGGGGCCAAAAATAACCGTCCTACCGGGCCATCCAAACCTGTCACAGTCACGTGAAGGGGATTTCGCTTGGCGTGACCATGGACCCGACGAGGTCATCCACTGGCCATCTGGAGATTGACCTGAAGGATCTGATCGAGGACCTGGGGACCGCGCTGAAGAAGCAGCGAAGCGGATTTGCGGTCTTCATTGACGAAATGCAGGACTTGGACGACGAACTGCTTGGCGCCCTCATCGCGGTCCAGCACCATGCCAACCAGGAACAGCTGCCCTTCTTCGTCATCGGCGCGGGCCTTCCGAACCTGCCCGGGCGTCTTGCCGAGATCCGCAGCTACGCCGAGCGGGCGTTCGACTACAGAATCATTGGAAAGCTCAACCTGGAGGCAGCGCGGGAGGCTTTCGCGCAACCGGCTAAATCCGTGGGGCAAAGCTACTCCAATGAAGCCCTCGACATGCTCGTCGAGGCTTCCGGCATGTATCCGTATTTCGTGCAGGAATTCGGCAGCGCTATGTGGGAATCGGCGCTCGGGAGCCCCTTCTCCAAGGATGATGCCGAAGCGGCGATCACCTTGGGGCGAGAAAAGCTGGACGCGGGCTTCTTCGTCGCCAGATGGCAGCGGGCAACCAAGGTCGAACGTCGCTTTCTTCAGGCAATGGCCCAGGATGGAGAAGGGCCCTCAAGTACCGGCGACATTGCTGCCAAGCTGGGAAAAAAGCCGACAGCGCTGGGGCCAGCTCGAGCGACACTGATCGAGAAGGGTCTCATCTACTCCCCGGAGTATGGACACGTGGCATTCACGGTCCCTGGGATGGCAGGCTTCATTTCGCGACAGGAACTGCAGTCCTAAAGCAGACCTCCGCTCTTGGCTGAGGCTCTGCGGTCAACGAAGTCCAGTGTGCCCATCAGAATGCGCTCGGGGCCTTGCAAATTACGCTGGCCAGCCAGCGCAGAAGCCGCGGAACGCTTTTCAGGCTACCGATGGCGACGCCAATCAGGACGCCGCGGCCGACATCTGTACCCGAAAACTGAACAAGGAATGAGATAACGGAATCTACAGTCATGGGCGAAGTCTAAAAGCAGCCTCTGACAATCAGCCGGACGCCGCCGGCCCCGCAGCCCTCAGGGCCGTCGCCTTCTACGACGGTCCCGAACGTCAGGGAGCCTTGCCGCCCGCATGCGCGCGGCCGGCGCACACGGAAGGCATCGAGGCCTACACAGTTTGCGGAGGCCCAGCAAAAGAACGCCCATCGCCCAGCTGCCGCCAGCAGCGGCAAGACGAGTGAACAAGGCTAGTTAAGACCACCTAACCGCAGAATACCCAGCTTCAAACATCGACACCTGACGTCATGCAGACTTGAACCGCGAGGCCACTGAATTACGCATCCTCGCCACGTCAAGGTCGCCGGCCGTGTGCTCCACAAGCACTTTGGCTAATCGTTTCGGCCAGAGCACGTGAACACCACGAGTCGAGAAGGTGCCCCCAATCAGGGGCCAATCTGCTTCGATGAAGCACAGCACCCCAGTGACCGGAACATTCCCGACAAGATCGCGCACGAGGTCGACCTGTTTGAGCACCCCATCTACCAGTGACGTGCAATCACGCCGGCCAACGAGAAGCTTCTCGACGCGGGGCCGGAGGATGCCACCCTCGATCTTCATCTCCGGCCGTCCCTTGTACCGCTTGGCATCGATCACCCAGATTCCACCCGGAGTGATGGCGATGTGGTCGATGTTGGCCTTCGAGCCCGGGATGCGTCGGTCGTGGAGGACAGCCATGTCATCCGCGGCCAGGGCATTTAGCCGAGCGCCGAGGCGTTCCTCACCGATCGCGCCTCGATCCCACGACTTCGTATGCGGCCGCTCGTCAGAGAGGGCGACTGCGAGGCCACCGAATCGACCCCACTTCTCACGGAGCTTTTCCTCGTCTTTCGCCTTGCGGCGCTCATATTCGCGTCGGGCGGAAGACCCGGCTACTCCGGACTCAGCGGACAACGAATCATCAGAAAGCGGTTCCAGATCGGGGGACATGGTTTCCGTAGCCTCGGTGGCACACTCCAAGCAGCGGATGGTCTTCGTCTCGCTCTCATAGATAGCTTCTGTCCCGGCCGGAAGAGAGGCACCGCACACCCTGCACACTCCGGCGTACCGGACCCTCATCTGCTTCATGAGGATGCACTTTGGAACATGGGCACGGACCCAGTCTGCTTGTAGATCACGGCGGTTAGGCCGCGCATGCGCTTTGCCATGGCTCAATCCTCACCCAGGGCAGGAACTTTTTCGGGGGTGCCGCCCTTAGCGGTACCCAAAGACCTCACGAACTGTCTCAGCACAGGATGATTCATTGGGGCAGGGGCGCCAGTTGAGGTCATGTTGTCGGCAACAACGTTCATAGAGCAGCTTCCTAGTCGTTCCGAACGGGATCCTGCTTGAATCGTGTTAGCTCGGATCGCCATCCTGCTACTGATGCGGCGTCGCGCGGGCCCTTCTCGTACTGAATAAGTCGTGTCGCAAGCTGATCGATCCATGAATTGAAGCGTGAGATGATTCGCACCCGCATCTGTCGGTCGGCGAGGCTTCCCTTGCCCTGCTGTTCGTGGTTCCAGTTCATTTTGCCCGCGGCATAGAGGACTGCTCCCTTGTAATGCTCATCGCCCAACCACTCCAGCAGCCAGGGCTCAGCACTGGCTTCAAAAGCATCAATGGCGATCTTGAGTTCTGCGATGCGCTCCACTACGGCGTCGCCTGCGGCAAAGTCGCTCTCGTGCAGGGCGAGCGGTCGGAGCACATCTCGAAGCCGCTGCATATTTGCTGTGTCAGTCATCGTTCTAGTCCTCGATCTCACTATCCGCAGGGAGCACAGCAGCAGCAATTTTCTCCGCGATAGTTTCGATGTCGTCGCGGGCGGTCTCGAACCCGGCAAGGTCGGGAAGGATGCCGCTGTACTCCGCCACTTCTTTGAAGGTGGTTCCGTGCAGCACAGGGATCAGGGTGTTCTTGTGCAAAAGTGCGCCGAGCTCTCGCTCGGTCCAAAAACGACCTACCAGGTAGGCCGGCGTCAGGAGAACTAGCCCCGCTCGCGCCTTCCGCAGTCCCTGATCCATCTGCAATGCCTGGCTCTTGCCAGGAACGATCGCGATTTCATCGAACCAGACGCGCACTTTGAACGCCTCAAGAGCGTCGCGCAAGGCCTCTGCGGTCTGCGCCCCATCAATGCGGGCGTAGCTAAGAAACACATCCCACTCTCGTTCGTCTCGCGGGACGAGCGAGTGTTGGACCCGATCCGCTAGCACCTGCTCCGCAGGCGTGTATCGAGGCCCACTGTCGCCGGACCGCAGTTGCCTCTGCAGGTCCGCGATGACACGAGAGTTGCGAATGTTCACACGGCGCACCTCTTGGTTATGAGCGTCAATCCTCCCGTTGAACTGGTTCACGACCTGCTGGTTATGGGACCGGACTTTGCGGTTGTAGTCGTCTACGGCCCGTTGGTTCTTCCTATTGATCTCGTCAACCTGTCGCTTCACCTGTGCTTCGGCTTTCCGTTGGGCAGCCTGCAAATCACGTCTAAACTTGTTGGCATCGAACGTTGCCACTGAGGTTCCTCCTTCGAAGGCATCACGGTTCTCCTTATCAGGGCACAGTTTGCCATGCACCTCAGACAAAAAGGCTCCCGGGCAGGGACATCCGCCTTTCCGTGCCCGTTAGCCGATCCCCAATCGGGCGCCAAGCCGTCCGCAGCACCACAGGCTTACGGACAAGCAGTCGCTTCTGTGAATCGTGAGAACATCATTGAGTGACCGACAGTACTTCGCTTGAACTGCCGCCCCTCTACGAGTCCCTGACCTGGCTTACCCCGCTCTCCGAGGAACGCGCCGCACACCTTGTGGCGTTCTTGTCCGACCCGGCGCCGGCTGAGGTTCTGGACATGGGGTGCGGATGGGGTGAACTACTACTTCGGGTTTTGACGTCGGCCCCGCAGGCACGGGGACGCGGAGTGGACAGTGCTTCCGCGTCCATCGACCGAGCGAGGCAACAAGCATTGACTCGTGGGCTGCTCGACAGAGCGACGTTTGATTCGATGCCTGGGCTAGAAGCCCAGGGTCGCCCCGCAGACGCTGTCATCTGTATCGGCGCGAGCCAGATCTGGGGGCCGCCGGTAGAGGACGCGCAGCCGCTCGACTACGCCGCAGCCCTGCGCGCCCTTCGAGCTCTGGTGCTTCCCGGCGGCCGACTCGTCTACGGCGAGGCGATCTGGTCAGCAACACCTCATCCGGCTGCCACCGCCCCTCTGGCTGGACGTGATGACGAGTACCTAACAGAAGATGCGTTACGCGAGCAGATCCGCGCCGCTGGTTTCGAGGTGGTGGACGACGACCAGGCAAGCGTTCAGGAGTGGGACGTCTTCGAGGCCGGGTATCGCGATAGGTTTACCCGTTGGCTAGAAGCACATGATGCCGACCATCCCGCCGCAGAGCAGGTCCGTCGGCAATATGAGGAACAGCGCGCTGCATATGAAGAGGGCTACCGAGGCGTACTCGGGATGGCGTATTTCTGCCTAAGGGGTAGGAGTCCACTGCGACTCACCGTCATGTGACGCACAGACATGCTGGCGTTCCACCAGGGGATCCCCTTCCGGGCTACCCCATGCGCCAAATAGCGCTGTGAAAACGCCGCCATTTACTGCTGAAAGTCACAGTGACCAGTCATGTGGGGCCGTTCTCTTTTCTCAAAACTCGATACTGCCGCCTAGCTCGACTTCACAGTTTTGAGAACTATTTGTGAGAACCAGGGCAGATGGGTGGCGACGGTCGCCGAAAGGGTGTTTTCCCGCGGAACGGCGCCGGTGTGCTGCAGTGAGATGCAGGCAACAACGTTCTCGAATCTACCTGTTCTTGAAATCCTTCGTTTCCGAGAATGGCAATGCTCCTTTTGATCCATTTACCGATCCTACGTAACCAGTTAGCCCGTCCACCCGCCCGCCGGGGAGCGGCTCTCTTACGCCCGTCCAAAGCTCAAGCTGGTACGTCCTCACCAAGACAGGCTTTGAGCAGTACGGACGAAGCACTCTGGCGTGCAGGGGAGTTCCTGCGTCTGGACGGCACCAGGAACCATCGCGGGCACTGGTCTCGGACATTAAGAAAAGGACCACGAGTGGACTAGAACCGAACACCTGGTAGAGGTTCGAACAACTCCGCGTAGGATCCGGCGATGATCGGTGCGAACCGATCCCCGCACACCACGCTTACTGGGGACTTCCGGGCTGCTTGATGACTCCCTTGGCGACGGGTTTCGGAGGACGCCAGTCAACTCCGGTGCGTCGCCAGTAACGGTCAAAGTCCGCTTCAATCTCGGACTTGAGTTCGTCCAGTTGGGTGTAGACCATTTGCTCGGCCTTGGTAAGACCCGGCCCCTTCATCTGCTCTTTGAAAAGGTCGAGCTTCTCCTGTATTCGACGCAGGCTGATACCGGCGGCACTGGTAAAGCCTTTCCGCTGCATGTCGTCATCGCGATCCCGAAACGTCTGTTGAGCGGCACCCTGTATGAACCGGCCAGCCTGCCGGATGCGGTCGTTCACTCCCGGCACCCTCCTCCAGTTCGTGTGGTCAAGTGGAATCCAGAATAGGCCAAAGTGTCAGCGAGTACGAGGTTCCGAGGTCTGCCGTTCAAAGGCTGAAGCCCAGACGGTGGTCACCAATCCAGGCTCGCCCCCCTGCCCTGTGAAGAACCGCCTGCGGGCCTGTTCTAGGACTTCGCCACCCGGGGGACTCGGGCAGACGCGTCATCTGCCAGCAACTGTTCGCCGTGTGATGAATATCTGCTCCCAGTGGCTGCTGACCAGCGAGAATGAGAGATGTGGCATCAAAGGTGCCACTGCT
This portion of the Pseudarthrobacter psychrotolerans genome encodes:
- a CDS encoding ATP-binding protein, with product MTMDPTRSSTGHLEIDLKDLIEDLGTALKKQRSGFAVFIDEMQDLDDELLGALIAVQHHANQEQLPFFVIGAGLPNLPGRLAEIRSYAERAFDYRIIGKLNLEAAREAFAQPAKSVGQSYSNEALDMLVEASGMYPYFVQEFGSAMWESALGSPFSKDDAEAAITLGREKLDAGFFVARWQRATKVERRFLQAMAQDGEGPSSTGDIAAKLGKKPTALGPARATLIEKGLIYSPEYGHVAFTVPGMAGFISRQELQS
- a CDS encoding nuclease-related domain-containing protein: MSPDLEPLSDDSLSAESGVAGSSARREYERRKAKDEEKLREKWGRFGGLAVALSDERPHTKSWDRGAIGEERLGARLNALAADDMAVLHDRRIPGSKANIDHIAITPGGIWVIDAKRYKGRPEMKIEGGILRPRVEKLLVGRRDCTSLVDGVLKQVDLVRDLVGNVPVTGVLCFIEADWPLIGGTFSTRGVHVLWPKRLAKVLVEHTAGDLDVARMRNSVASRFKSA
- the istA gene encoding IS21 family transposase — its product is MESRVELFAQIRRDARVDGLSVRALAARHGVHRRTVRQALESAAPPERKPRRGVSWRLDPFKTAIDAMLVEDTTAPRKQRHTARRILARLAEEHRAEELSYSTVRDYVRVRRAQIDVEAGRRVEAFVPQEHAPGAEAEVDFGEVWVVLNGVKTKCHMFVFRLSRSGKAIHRIYPTQAQEAFLEGHIEAFNEIGGVPVKHIRYDNLTSAVTAVLFGQGRQRVENDRWVLFKSHYGFDSFYCQPGIAGAHEKGGVEGEVGWFRRNRLSPMPAVECLDELNDCIRVWEEADEHRRISDRLRTIGQDFEAERPFLAALPTETFDPGLVLNPRVDRSSMVTVRMVKYSVPARLIGRKVRVSLRASEVVVFDGRAVAARHQRVAAKRGQSVQLDHYLEVLRTKPGALPGSTALALARASGTFTSAHEAFWAASRRVNGDADGTRELIDVLLLHRSMDAGDIQAGITAALQVGAVSADVVAVEARRHAARVPLGGASFDRHRRAQEEVNVQRVVSLTQRRLMDPAAVIAGLPADARPLPSMSTYDELLAKRTEHPVEPGTASKENIS
- a CDS encoding class I SAM-dependent methyltransferase, which encodes MTDSTSLELPPLYESLTWLTPLSEERAAHLVAFLSDPAPAEVLDMGCGWGELLLRVLTSAPQARGRGVDSASASIDRARQQALTRGLLDRATFDSMPGLEAQGRPADAVICIGASQIWGPPVEDAQPLDYAAALRALRALVLPGGRLVYGEAIWSATPHPAATAPLAGRDDEYLTEDALREQIRAAGFEVVDDDQASVQEWDVFEAGYRDRFTRWLEAHDADHPAAEQVRRQYEEQRAAYEEGYRGVLGMAYFCLRGRSPLRLTVM
- a CDS encoding glycosyltransferase 87 family protein; the encoded protein is MFTASNRKSHYVSIQILRYVTRLGPVAIAVMVLGIAFASLRLLNMGIYPPVDFLVYRYGSAASWSRDIYATNLFGEFLPPEGLPFVYTPFAAGLLTLTGMFSAQTAFTVWTIGSVAILAFIIGICLPPSLPRRLWIWAGLLVLACCTTIIAQHLVWGQINLLLAGLCLADFFRNTDGRWSRYVPKGILIGVAAGIKLTPAIFIPYLLITRQWRMAFCAIAGFAGTVAVGAILFPAMSVTYWFASVWELSSKVDLGTQFASAGNNSIQGAAAALGEWTMTPSKALVVVVAIICLLLAAAIFRSGHTLAAVLAVGLTATLVSPVSWLHHWVYLIPALIVLWFLGQTKTHIFVFVAALALVIQGTDVGESILQSGPSWLTPLGILLRESLLFASATTIAMFFALCRAAPRPAMSPAPQPLESAHR
- the istB gene encoding IS21-like element helper ATPase IstB gives rise to the protein MSPTAPAATITPTLRRRRGLTEQAAVAAVDQACRRLRLPTIRAVLDEALAVAGKEQLSYQGFLAELLLAECDDRDRRSSIRRVKAAGFPRDKWLGDFDFEANPNVNSATIYTLASGDWIRKGSPLCLIGDSGTGKSHLLIGLGTAAAEKGYRVKYTLATRLVNELVEAADEKVLAKTIARYGRVDLLCIDELGYMELDRRGAELLFQVLTEREEKNSIAIASNESFSGWTKTFTDPRLCAAIVDRLTFNGAIIETGTDSYRLAHTIAQKAANQP
- a CDS encoding TIR domain-containing protein, with translation MATFDANKFRRDLQAAQRKAEAQVKRQVDEINRKNQRAVDDYNRKVRSHNQQVVNQFNGRIDAHNQEVRRVNIRNSRVIADLQRQLRSGDSGPRYTPAEQVLADRVQHSLVPRDEREWDVFLSYARIDGAQTAEALRDALEAFKVRVWFDEIAIVPGKSQALQMDQGLRKARAGLVLLTPAYLVGRFWTERELGALLHKNTLIPVLHGTTFKEVAEYSGILPDLAGFETARDDIETIAEKIAAAVLPADSEIED